One Oryza glaberrima chromosome 11, OglaRS2, whole genome shotgun sequence genomic region harbors:
- the LOC127755851 gene encoding disease resistance protein Pik-2-like, with the protein MADLALSTVHALLGVIRKEAELLGGVRGDVQFIRDEMESINGLLRHLAGTKERASDHQVRAWIKQVMELAYDSNNCLKVRAREVGERQQRYGVAVPAKKDGAAAAEDDGDNKRPLEYSSMPRKVAGGGDASRRRAAAIVSECGTDHMLKECTDELINWVDMGVAPDGRSGVELKRPKLSVAVIVAPDAADGAIVVDKVYRHYKPMLQPPSSGSGTPVTAAATSPFKCRLSVTLRRPTNLMEVLMDMLRQLQSEGCVESMGDDVQTWDLDTLKEKIKNSLRGKRLLLFLTNADYLDIWFPIEEVLASTDCDHGSAVVLSSKDREVANKLMPPLMNTSTISDNSNNGSASAAAAAVEVEVEEDKDLESNNSKSKSKSKLPLMKTVSYSHVDFHYKKANQLMLQLTSSYNTSDAMKQVLTRCDTDDFCAKVFLHALHNNPNRTADELKILTENLAPDRCSNDPLEKRVRLAAFCYYGLPDRYKNCLWYAAAFIRGSYDIHRASLTRRWIAEGLIIRSGQPTEQEEAERCVDTLLSLNLLIPKERERGVIEGKVKTCSVNTPVIDIVNGSRSISASTVDDFLDTNQLPLDLDLHFSVRNGIRIRQLDAMDGSTMEPRPPAPKKQLESVMEFLRKLPSSSRLRLLRVLDLEGCGVIITNRHLNNICQIRKLKYLSLRGTNVVWLPKKLHQLELLETLDIRQTRVRVFESTLPKSLKHLLAGRVDCLGDDAVTVKSKESFSTVRMPSGIPAGDMSKLEILSHVWVSDSAKELDNLGEKLKQLRKLGVVLCGGSKANLKDLFAQINELHTTLRSLSIRMKPVGSWGSTEAVLMTPPLLLESLRICGVRDWLPRRMKELNNLSKLTLRDTLLNEDNLAVLGALKGLRCLRLRYHSFDSGGLTFSSDSFPNLVGLVIEDDMLVTITFAPGTAPKLAKIIWSFQRMESLTGVKNLQSLRRIELNLLAGNGATDDYPQLKQEIKEHPGKPVLVCQLIDPKKGGQVANRAVGAATT; encoded by the exons TCCGCAAGGAGGCGGAGCTCCTGGGCGGCGTCCGCGGCGACGTGCAGTTCATCAGGGACGAGATGGAGAGCATCaacggcctcctccgccacctcgccggcacCAAGGAGCGTGCCAGCGACCACCAGGTCCGAGCCTGGATCAAGCAGGTCATGGAGCTCGCCTACGACTCCAACAACTGC CTCAAGGTCCGTGCGCGCGAGGTCGGCGAGCGGCAGCAGCGGTACGGCGTCGCCGTCCCGGCCAAGAAGgacggcgcagcagcagcagaggacGACGGTGACAACAAGCGGCCGCTGGAGTACTCGAGCATGCCCCGCAAggtggccggaggcggcgatgCTTCCCGGCGACGAGCCGCGGCGATCGTCTCCGAGTGCGGGACCGATCACATGCTGAAGGAGTGCACCGACGAGCTGATCAACTGGGTCGACATGGGAGTGGCACCGGACGGCCGCTCCGGCGTGGAGCTGAAGCGGCCGAAGCTCAGCGTCGCGGTCATCGTCGCGCCTGACGCGGCGGACGGAGCCATTGTCGTGGACAAGGTGTACAGGCATTACAAGCCGATGCTGCAGCCACcttcctccggctccggcacgccggtgacggcggcggcgacgtcgccgttCAAGTGCAGGCTCAGCGTCACCCTCCGGCGGCCGACGAATCTGATGGAGGTTCTGATGGACATGCTCCGGCAGCTCCAATCCGAAGGCTGTGTCGAGTCCATGGGCGACGACGTGCAAACATGGGATCTAGACACGCTCAAGGAGAAGATCAAGAATTCACTGAGGGGGAAAAGGTTGCTGCTCTTCCTCACCAATGCGGACTACCTCGACATATGGTTCCCGATCGAAGAGGTGCTCGCCTCCACTGACTGCGACCATGGAAGCGCCGTGGTGTTGTCCTCCAAGGACAGGGAGGTGGCCAACAAATTGATGCCCCCTCTGATGAACACTAGTACCATCTCTGACAACTCGAACAACGGAAGTGCgagcgcggcagcggcagcggtggaggtggaggtggaggaggacaaAGATTTGGAAAGCAACaattccaagtccaagtccaAGTCGAAGCTCCCTCTAATGAAAACTGTGTCCTACTCCCATGTCGATTTCCACTACAAGAAAGCTAACCAACTGATGCTGCAGCTAACTAGCAGCTACAACACCAGCGATGCCATGAAACAAGTACTCACCAGGTGCGACACGGATGACTTCTGCGCCAAGGTCTTCCTCCATGCCCTGCACAACAACCCAAACCGGACGGCGGATGAGCTCAAGATCTTGACGGAAAACCTCGCACCGGACCGATGCTCCAACGACCCCTTGGAGAAAAGGGTCCGGTTGGCTGCCTTCTGCTACTATGGCCTGCCTGACCGCTACAAGAATTGCTTGTGGTACGCGGCTGCCTTCATCCGAGGGAGCTACGACATCCATAGGGCAAGCTTGACGAGGCGATGGATCGCCGAGGGGTTGATCATCAGATCAGGCCAGCCGACCGAGCAAGAGGAGGCTGAGCGCTGTGTTGACACTCTCCTATCTCTGAATCTCCTCATCCCTAAGGAGCGTGAGCGCGGCGTAATTGAAGGCAAGGTCAAGACCTGCTCCGTCAACACTCCGGTCATCGACATAGTCAATGGGAGCCGAAGCATCAGCGCAAGCACCGTCGACGACTTCCTGGATACTAACCAGCTGCCGCTTGACCTAGATCTCCACTTCTCTGTCCGCAATGGGATCAGGATCCGTCAGCTAGACGCCATGGATGGCTCCACTATGGAGCCACGGCCGCCCGCACCCAAAAAGCAACTAGAGAGCGTTATGGAGTTTTTGCGGAAGTTGCCATCCTCGTCAAGGCTGCGCCTCCTTCGAGTCTTGGATCTCGAGGGTTGTGGTGTCATCATCACCAACCGCCACCTCAACAACATCTGTCAGATCCGCAAGCTCAAGTACCTTAGCCTGCGTGGTACCAATGTTGTATGGCTTCCAAAGAAGCTCCACCAGCTGGAGCTGCTTGAGACTCTTGACATCCGACAGACCAGGGTACGCGTGTTCGAGTCGACGCTGCCAAAGAGCCTGAAGCatctcctcgccggccgcgtgGACTGCCTCGGTGATGATGCCGTCACGGTCAAGTCAAAGGAATCATTCTCCACAGTGCGTATGCCTAGCGGCATCCCTGCCGGTGACATGAGCAAGCTAGAGATACTATCCCATGTTTGGGTCTCTGACAGTGCCAAGGAGCTAGACAACCTTGGCGAGAAGCTAAAGCAGCTAAGAAAGCTAGGCGTAGTATTGTGTGGCGGTAGCAAAGCCAACTTGAAGGATCTCTTCGCTCAGATCAATGAGCTGCACACAACACTCCGATCGCTGTCCATCCGAATGAAGCCGGTCGGCAGCTGGGGCTCCACGGAGGCAGTCCTAATGACACCTCCATTGCTGCTCGAGAGCTTGCGCATTTGTGGCGTCAGAGACTGGCTGCCCCGCCGGATGAAAGAGCTCAACAACCTCTCCAAGCTAACCCTCCGAGACACTCTCCTGAACGAGGACAACCTTGCTGTCCTCGGTGCGCTCAAGGGCCTACGTTGTCTCAGGCTCCGCTACCACTCCTTCGACTCTGGCGGTCTCACCTTCAGTAGTGACAGCTTCCCCAACCTCGTAGGTTTGGTCATCGAGGACGACATGCTAGTGACCATCACCTTTGCTCCTGGAACAGCACCCAAACTTGCCAAGATCATCTGGTCATTCCAACGGATGGAGTCCCTGACAGGAGTTAAGAACCTTCAGAGCTTGAGACGCATCGAGCTTAACCTGCTGGCAGGAAATGGTGCCACGGATGATTATCCTCAGTTGAAGCAAGAGATCAAGGAGCATCCCGGTAAGCCTGTGCTTGTTTGCCAACTCATTGATCCAAAGAAAGGGGGTCAAGTAGCTAATCGTGCCGTTGGTGCTGCTACTACCTAG